In Chaetodon auriga isolate fChaAug3 chromosome 7, fChaAug3.hap1, whole genome shotgun sequence, a genomic segment contains:
- the LOC143323610 gene encoding uncharacterized protein LOC143323610 isoform X3 yields the protein MANNDSSPVKFFSTTETAFYFEGKNIDEDAFDAAAQPIRQHLIHSNDNKLLILNEDQFQAQNLTTAQQRQPDCKFNIKIYNNSLGNRQRRAVMLYVNKDGKKMVVCCNEKHEIYPEEMQDLPKRIEESAHKAVFYQKSTVSKCLLESSVYPTEFLGFEPDGNDHTLSKLVLRHIGERESNEYCEVFFSQCSE from the exons ATGGCTAACAATGACTCCTCCCCAGTTAAATTTTTCTCTACCACTGAGACGGCCTTCTACTTTGAAGGTAAAA ATATAGACGAAGACGCTTTCGATGCGGCTGCTCAACCAATACGTCAACATTTGATCCACAGCAACGACAACAAATTGCTGATTTTAAATGAAGACCAGTTTCAAGCACAAAACCTGACTACAGCACAGCAACGTCAGCCTG ACTGCAAATTCAACATCAAGATTTACAACAACTCCCTCGGGAATCGTCAGAGGAGGGCGGTCATGCTTTATGTCAATAAAGATGGCAAGAAGATGGTGGTATGCTGCAATGAGAAGCATGAGATTTATCCAGAGGAAATG CAGGATCTTCCAAAACGAATTGAGGAAAGTGCGCACAAGGCGGTGTTCTACCAGAAATCCACAGTATCCAAGTGTCTGCTTGAGTCCTCTGTGTACCCGACTGAATTCCTGGGATTTGAGCCTGATGGGAACGATCACACTCTGAGCAAACTGGTCCTGCGTCATATAGGTGAAAGGGAAAGCAACGAGTATTgcgaggtttttttttctcagtgcagtgaatga
- the LOC143323610 gene encoding uncharacterized protein LOC143323610 isoform X2 produces the protein MANNDSSPVKFFSTTETAFYFEVAGTDIDEDAFDAAAQPIRQHLIHSNDNKLLILNEDQFQAQNLTTAQQRQPDCKFNIKIYNNSLGNRQRRAVMLYVNKDGKKMVVCCNEKHEIYPEEMDLPKRIEESAHKAVFYQKSTVSKCLLESSVYPTEFLGFEPDGNDHTLSKLVLRHIGERESNEYCEVFFSQCSE, from the exons ATGGCTAACAATGACTCCTCCCCAGTTAAATTTTTCTCTACCACTGAGACGGCCTTCTACTTTGAAG TGGCTGGAACAG ATATAGACGAAGACGCTTTCGATGCGGCTGCTCAACCAATACGTCAACATTTGATCCACAGCAACGACAACAAATTGCTGATTTTAAATGAAGACCAGTTTCAAGCACAAAACCTGACTACAGCACAGCAACGTCAGCCTG ACTGCAAATTCAACATCAAGATTTACAACAACTCCCTCGGGAATCGTCAGAGGAGGGCGGTCATGCTTTATGTCAATAAAGATGGCAAGAAGATGGTGGTATGCTGCAATGAGAAGCATGAGATTTATCCAGAGGAAATG GATCTTCCAAAACGAATTGAGGAAAGTGCGCACAAGGCGGTGTTCTACCAGAAATCCACAGTATCCAAGTGTCTGCTTGAGTCCTCTGTGTACCCGACTGAATTCCTGGGATTTGAGCCTGATGGGAACGATCACACTCTGAGCAAACTGGTCCTGCGTCATATAGGTGAAAGGGAAAGCAACGAGTATTgcgaggtttttttttctcagtgcagtgaatga
- the LOC143323610 gene encoding uncharacterized protein LOC143323610 isoform X1: MANNDSSPVKFFSTTETAFYFEVAGTDIDEDAFDAAAQPIRQHLIHSNDNKLLILNEDQFQAQNLTTAQQRQPDCKFNIKIYNNSLGNRQRRAVMLYVNKDGKKMVVCCNEKHEIYPEEMQDLPKRIEESAHKAVFYQKSTVSKCLLESSVYPTEFLGFEPDGNDHTLSKLVLRHIGERESNEYCEVFFSQCSE, encoded by the exons ATGGCTAACAATGACTCCTCCCCAGTTAAATTTTTCTCTACCACTGAGACGGCCTTCTACTTTGAAG TGGCTGGAACAG ATATAGACGAAGACGCTTTCGATGCGGCTGCTCAACCAATACGTCAACATTTGATCCACAGCAACGACAACAAATTGCTGATTTTAAATGAAGACCAGTTTCAAGCACAAAACCTGACTACAGCACAGCAACGTCAGCCTG ACTGCAAATTCAACATCAAGATTTACAACAACTCCCTCGGGAATCGTCAGAGGAGGGCGGTCATGCTTTATGTCAATAAAGATGGCAAGAAGATGGTGGTATGCTGCAATGAGAAGCATGAGATTTATCCAGAGGAAATG CAGGATCTTCCAAAACGAATTGAGGAAAGTGCGCACAAGGCGGTGTTCTACCAGAAATCCACAGTATCCAAGTGTCTGCTTGAGTCCTCTGTGTACCCGACTGAATTCCTGGGATTTGAGCCTGATGGGAACGATCACACTCTGAGCAAACTGGTCCTGCGTCATATAGGTGAAAGGGAAAGCAACGAGTATTgcgaggtttttttttctcagtgcagtgaatga
- the bco2b gene encoding beta-carotene oxygenase 2b codes for MALLHQFKISNGQVTYKSRFLSSDSYQANKEHSRITVSEFGTITMPDPCKNVFQRFVSRFELPKPTDNGNVSFVNYKGDYYVSTETSLMHRVDPETLETTKKVDWSKFVAVNGATAHPHTEPDGTTYNMGNSYSSKGAYYNIIRVPATKNSAEDTLEGATILCSIPSVDKTKPSYYHSFAMSENFVVFIEQPIKLNLLKIVTGKLTGKSIGDGFFWDPKLNTIFHLIHKQTGEVSSIKYLAKPLSTFHQINAYEENGFLILDMCASDDGQLIANYNIQNLRKSGEALDEVYNTLCRVFPRRFVLPLNVDQETPFNQNLNNRPNSAATSIRIAKNKVLCTHEDLHGEDLHLYGGLEFPQINYSKYNTKPYRYFYGCGFRHLVGDTLIKMDLHGNRMKVWEQPGVYPSEPVFVPSPNATEEDDGVVLSVVITPNKDKSTFLLVLDAKTFEELGRAAVPVNIPYGFHGTFNATT; via the exons ATGGCTCTCCTGCACCAGTTCAAAATATCCAACGGTCAGGTGACCTACAAAAGCCGCTTCCTGTCCAGTGACAGTTATCAAGCCAACAAGGAGCACAGCCGCATCACAGTGTCAGAGTTTGGCACCATCACTATGCCAGACCCCTGTAAAAATGTCTTCCAGCGCTTTGTGTCAAGGTTTGAATTACCAA AGCCCACAGATAATGGCAATGTGAGCTTTGTGAACTACAAAGGTGATTATTATGTCAGCACGGAAACCAGTCTCATGCACAGAGTGGACCCTGAGACATTAGAGACAACTAAAAAG GTGGACTGGAGCAAATTTGTTGCCGTTAATGGAGCAACTGCACACCCTCACACTGAGCCTGATGGAACAACGTACAACATGGGGAATTCCTACTCATCCAAAG GCGCGTACTACAACATCATTCGAGTGCCAGCGACCAAGAACTCAGCAGAGGACACCCTGGAGGGAGCCACAATCTTGTGCTCGATTCCCTCAGTGGACAAGACCAAACCATCCTACTACCACAGCTTTG CAATGTCTGAAAACTTCGTGGTGTTTATTGAGCAGCCCATCAAGCTGAACCTGTTGAAAATTGTGACAGGCAAACTAACAGGGAAAAGCATCGGCGATGGCTTTTTCTGGGACCCAAAACTCAACACCATCTTCCACCTGATTCACAAGCAGACAGGCGAG GTAAGCTCCATCAAGTACCTTGCCAAGCCACTGTCAACCTTCCACCAGATCAACGCATATGAGGAGAACGGCTTCTTGATCTTAGATATGTGTGCTTCAGATGATGGCCAATTAATCGCAAACTACAACATCCAGAACCTACGCAAGTCTGGAGAAGCTCTGGATGAG GTGTACAACACCTTGTGTAGAGTCTTTCCACGGCGTTTTGTTCTTCCTCTCAACGTGGACCAGGAAACACCCTTCAACCAGAACTTGAACAACCGCCCCAACAGTGCAGCCACTTCTATAAGAATTGCCAAGAACAAG GTTTTGTGCACCCATGAGGACCTCCATGGGGAGGATCTTCATCTGTATGGAGGTCTAGAGTTCCCTCAGATAAACTATAGCAAGTACAACACAAAACCCTACCGCTACTTCTATGGCTGCGGCTTCAGACATCTTGTAGGAGATACACTGATCAAGATGGACCTACATGGGAATCGCATGAAG GTGTGGGAACAACCTGGTGTTTATCCCTCTGAGCCAGTTTTTGTACCTTCCCCTAATGccacagaggaggatgatggcgtGGTCTTGTCTGTGGTCATCACTCCAAACAAG GACAAGAGTACGTTCCTCCTGGTCTTAGATGCCAAAACGTTTGAGGAGCTGGGCAGGGCTGCGGTGCCTGTCAACATCCCCTACGGTTTCCACGGGACATTCAATGCCACAACTTAG